Proteins from one Syngnathoides biaculeatus isolate LvHL_M chromosome 8, ASM1980259v1, whole genome shotgun sequence genomic window:
- the mmp23bb gene encoding matrix metallopeptidase 23bb isoform X4, which translates to MAHGFFFPFDVESKKTTKNFSCVIFLWRRWRSPFAAAGGATVRAHSPEKRQETTAAAPKGARVGGGVLLIVFAVSGWSRHRVSKRYAINPLGHKWTHRNITYRLESFPNTLSADATRKALGAAFAKWSDVSPLSFTEVLGRHADISIGTQEVPECVCASFYAFNHSDCQTSPLHPCFDGVNGELAHAFLPPRGEIHFDDHELWIVGRSRFSWKRGVWLNDLVQVAAHEIGHALGLWHSGDPRALMHPNATFTGQRDVGRDDVAGIRRLYGCGDQKRACASWARSGLCERRKPFMTKKCPRSCQLCFEPPEAAATPTPPANVRVKVVPRGKVVGFRCGTKNPRASPRVSWYKDGERIAASVPGHIALKGRDLRIVANEFNEGVYTCRLHRLGKAAATNSWRVRLRTEDDHDVVVAARSVSR; encoded by the exons ATGGCACATGGATTCTTTTTCCCGTTTGACGTGGAgagcaaaaaaacaaccaaaaacttTTCCTGTGTCATTTTCCTTTGGCGAAGGTGGCGTTCGCCCTTCGCTGCAGCAGGGGGCGCCACCGTCCGCGCTCACTCACCGGAAAAGCGGCAGGAAACCACGGCGGCGGCTCCTAAGGGCGCGCGTGTCGGCGGCGGAGTTCTACTCATC GTGTTTGCCGTTAGCGGGTGGTCACGCCACCGCGTTAGCAAGCGCTACGCCATCAACCCGCTGGGGCACAAGTGGACGCACCGAAACATCACGTACAG GCTGGAGTCGTTTCCAAACACGCTGAGCGCCGACGCCACCAGGAAGGCGCTGGGCGCGGCCTTCGCTAAATGGAGCGACGTGTCGCCGCTCAGCTTCACCGAAGTGCTCGGACGCCACGCGGACATCAGCATCGGTACCCAGGAAGTCCCCGAATGCGTGTGTgcca GTTTCTACGCGTTCAACCACTCGGACTGCCAAACGTCGCCTCTGCATCCGTGTTTCGACGGCGTCAATGGTGAGCTGGCTCACGCGTTCCTCCCGCCGCGCGGCGAAATCCACTTCGACGACCACGAGCTGTGGATCGTCGGGAGGTCAAGGTTCAGCTGGAAACGAG GCGTGTGGCTCAACGACCTTGTCCAGGTGGCGGCTCACGAGATCGGCCACGCGCTGGGCTTGTGGCACTCGGGCGACCCGCGGGCCCTCATGCACCCCAACGCCACCTTCACGGGCCAGCGCGACGTCGGCCGCGACGACGTCGCCGGCATTCGGCGGCTCTACG GCTGCGGGGACCAGAAGCGAGCGTGCGCGTCGTGGGCCCGCTCGGGTTTGTGCGAGCGTCGCAAGCCGTTCATGACCAAGAAGTGCCCGCGCAGCTGCCAGCTGTGCTTCG AGCCCCCGGAGGCCGCGGCTACGCCGACGCCGCCCGCCAACGTCCGAGTGAAGGTGGTCCCGCGGGGGAAGGTGGTGGGCTTCCGTTGCGGAACCAAGAACCCGCGAGCATCGCCGAGAGTCAG CTGGTACAAAGACGGCGAGCGCATCGCCGCGTCTGTCCCGGGCCACATCGCGCTTAAAGGTCGCGACCTCCGCATCGTGGCCAACGAGTTCAACGAGGGCGTGTACACCTGCCGCCTCCATCGCCTCGGCAAGGCCGCGGCCACCAACTCCTGGCGCGTCCGACTCCGGACCGAGGACGACCAcgacgtcgtcgtcgccgcTCGTTCGGTCTCAAGGTGA
- the mmp23bb gene encoding matrix metallopeptidase 23bb isoform X5 codes for MAHGFFFPFDVESKKTTKNFSCVIFLWRRWRSPFAAAGGATVRAHSPEKRQETTAAAPKGARVGGGVLLIVFAVSGWSRHRVSKRYAINPLGHKWTHRNITYRLESFPNTLSADATRKALGAAFAKWSDVSPLSFTEVLGRHADISIGFYAFNHSDCQTSPLHPCFDGVNGELAHAFLPPRGEIHFDDHELWIVGRSRFSWKRGVWLNDLVQVAAHEIGHALGLWHSGDPRALMHPNATFTGQRDVGRDDVAGIRRLYGCGDQKRACASWARSGLCERRKPFMTKKCPRSCQLCFEPPEAAATPTPPANVRVKVVPRGKVVGFRCGTKNPRASPRVSWYKDGERIAASVPGHIALKGRDLRIVANEFNEGVYTCRLHRLGKAAATNSWRVRLRTEDDHDVVVAARSVSR; via the exons ATGGCACATGGATTCTTTTTCCCGTTTGACGTGGAgagcaaaaaaacaaccaaaaacttTTCCTGTGTCATTTTCCTTTGGCGAAGGTGGCGTTCGCCCTTCGCTGCAGCAGGGGGCGCCACCGTCCGCGCTCACTCACCGGAAAAGCGGCAGGAAACCACGGCGGCGGCTCCTAAGGGCGCGCGTGTCGGCGGCGGAGTTCTACTCATC GTGTTTGCCGTTAGCGGGTGGTCACGCCACCGCGTTAGCAAGCGCTACGCCATCAACCCGCTGGGGCACAAGTGGACGCACCGAAACATCACGTACAG GCTGGAGTCGTTTCCAAACACGCTGAGCGCCGACGCCACCAGGAAGGCGCTGGGCGCGGCCTTCGCTAAATGGAGCGACGTGTCGCCGCTCAGCTTCACCGAAGTGCTCGGACGCCACGCGGACATCAGCATCG GTTTCTACGCGTTCAACCACTCGGACTGCCAAACGTCGCCTCTGCATCCGTGTTTCGACGGCGTCAATGGTGAGCTGGCTCACGCGTTCCTCCCGCCGCGCGGCGAAATCCACTTCGACGACCACGAGCTGTGGATCGTCGGGAGGTCAAGGTTCAGCTGGAAACGAG GCGTGTGGCTCAACGACCTTGTCCAGGTGGCGGCTCACGAGATCGGCCACGCGCTGGGCTTGTGGCACTCGGGCGACCCGCGGGCCCTCATGCACCCCAACGCCACCTTCACGGGCCAGCGCGACGTCGGCCGCGACGACGTCGCCGGCATTCGGCGGCTCTACG GCTGCGGGGACCAGAAGCGAGCGTGCGCGTCGTGGGCCCGCTCGGGTTTGTGCGAGCGTCGCAAGCCGTTCATGACCAAGAAGTGCCCGCGCAGCTGCCAGCTGTGCTTCG AGCCCCCGGAGGCCGCGGCTACGCCGACGCCGCCCGCCAACGTCCGAGTGAAGGTGGTCCCGCGGGGGAAGGTGGTGGGCTTCCGTTGCGGAACCAAGAACCCGCGAGCATCGCCGAGAGTCAG CTGGTACAAAGACGGCGAGCGCATCGCCGCGTCTGTCCCGGGCCACATCGCGCTTAAAGGTCGCGACCTCCGCATCGTGGCCAACGAGTTCAACGAGGGCGTGTACACCTGCCGCCTCCATCGCCTCGGCAAGGCCGCGGCCACCAACTCCTGGCGCGTCCGACTCCGGACCGAGGACGACCAcgacgtcgtcgtcgccgcTCGTTCGGTCTCAAGGTGA
- the mmp23bb gene encoding matrix metallopeptidase 23bb isoform X2: MDSFSRLTWRAKKQPKTFPVSFSFGEGGVRPSLQQGAPPSALTHRKSGRKPRRRLLRARVSAAEFYSSCLPLAGGHATALASATPSTRWGTSGRTETSRTGGASGLESFPNTLSADATRKALGAAFAKWSDVSPLSFTEVLGRHADISIGTQEVPECVCASFYAFNHSDCQTSPLHPCFDGVNGELAHAFLPPRGEIHFDDHELWIVGRSRFSWKRGVWLNDLVQVAAHEIGHALGLWHSGDPRALMHPNATFTGQRDVGRDDVAGIRRLYGCGDQKRACASWARSGLCERRKPFMTKKCPRSCQLCFEPPEAAATPTPPANVRVKVVPRGKVVGFRCGTKNPRASPRVSWYKDGERIAASVPGHIALKGRDLRIVANEFNEGVYTCRLHRLGKAAATNSWRVRLRTEDDHDVVVAARSVSR, from the exons ATGGATTCTTTTTCCCGTTTGACGTGGAgagcaaaaaaacaaccaaaaacttTTCCTGTGTCATTTTCCTTTGGCGAAGGTGGCGTTCGCCCTTCGCTGCAGCAGGGGGCGCCACCGTCCGCGCTCACTCACCGGAAAAGCGGCAGGAAACCACGGCGGCGGCTCCTAAGGGCGCGCGTGTCGGCGGCGGAGTTCTACTCATC GTGTTTGCCGTTAGCGGGTGGTCACGCCACCGCGTTAGCAAGCGCTACGCCATCAACCCGCTGGGGCACAAGTGGACGCACCGAAACATCACGTACAGGTGGCGCTAGCGG GCTGGAGTCGTTTCCAAACACGCTGAGCGCCGACGCCACCAGGAAGGCGCTGGGCGCGGCCTTCGCTAAATGGAGCGACGTGTCGCCGCTCAGCTTCACCGAAGTGCTCGGACGCCACGCGGACATCAGCATCGGTACCCAGGAAGTCCCCGAATGCGTGTGTgcca GTTTCTACGCGTTCAACCACTCGGACTGCCAAACGTCGCCTCTGCATCCGTGTTTCGACGGCGTCAATGGTGAGCTGGCTCACGCGTTCCTCCCGCCGCGCGGCGAAATCCACTTCGACGACCACGAGCTGTGGATCGTCGGGAGGTCAAGGTTCAGCTGGAAACGAG GCGTGTGGCTCAACGACCTTGTCCAGGTGGCGGCTCACGAGATCGGCCACGCGCTGGGCTTGTGGCACTCGGGCGACCCGCGGGCCCTCATGCACCCCAACGCCACCTTCACGGGCCAGCGCGACGTCGGCCGCGACGACGTCGCCGGCATTCGGCGGCTCTACG GCTGCGGGGACCAGAAGCGAGCGTGCGCGTCGTGGGCCCGCTCGGGTTTGTGCGAGCGTCGCAAGCCGTTCATGACCAAGAAGTGCCCGCGCAGCTGCCAGCTGTGCTTCG AGCCCCCGGAGGCCGCGGCTACGCCGACGCCGCCCGCCAACGTCCGAGTGAAGGTGGTCCCGCGGGGGAAGGTGGTGGGCTTCCGTTGCGGAACCAAGAACCCGCGAGCATCGCCGAGAGTCAG CTGGTACAAAGACGGCGAGCGCATCGCCGCGTCTGTCCCGGGCCACATCGCGCTTAAAGGTCGCGACCTCCGCATCGTGGCCAACGAGTTCAACGAGGGCGTGTACACCTGCCGCCTCCATCGCCTCGGCAAGGCCGCGGCCACCAACTCCTGGCGCGTCCGACTCCGGACCGAGGACGACCAcgacgtcgtcgtcgccgcTCGTTCGGTCTCAAGGTGA
- the mmp23bb gene encoding matrix metallopeptidase 23bb isoform X6 produces MGVPLPLLLLTSQVFAVSGWSRHRVSKRYAINPLGHKWTHRNITYRLESFPNTLSADATRKALGAAFAKWSDVSPLSFTEVLGRHADISIGTQEVPECVCASFYAFNHSDCQTSPLHPCFDGVNGELAHAFLPPRGEIHFDDHELWIVGRSRFSWKRGVWLNDLVQVAAHEIGHALGLWHSGDPRALMHPNATFTGQRDVGRDDVAGIRRLYGCGDQKRACASWARSGLCERRKPFMTKKCPRSCQLCFEPPEAAATPTPPANVRVKVVPRGKVVGFRCGTKNPRASPRVSWYKDGERIAASVPGHIALKGRDLRIVANEFNEGVYTCRLHRLGKAAATNSWRVRLRTEDDHDVVVAARSVSR; encoded by the exons ATGGGGGTCccgctgccgctgctgctgctgacgtCACAG GTGTTTGCCGTTAGCGGGTGGTCACGCCACCGCGTTAGCAAGCGCTACGCCATCAACCCGCTGGGGCACAAGTGGACGCACCGAAACATCACGTACAG GCTGGAGTCGTTTCCAAACACGCTGAGCGCCGACGCCACCAGGAAGGCGCTGGGCGCGGCCTTCGCTAAATGGAGCGACGTGTCGCCGCTCAGCTTCACCGAAGTGCTCGGACGCCACGCGGACATCAGCATCGGTACCCAGGAAGTCCCCGAATGCGTGTGTgcca GTTTCTACGCGTTCAACCACTCGGACTGCCAAACGTCGCCTCTGCATCCGTGTTTCGACGGCGTCAATGGTGAGCTGGCTCACGCGTTCCTCCCGCCGCGCGGCGAAATCCACTTCGACGACCACGAGCTGTGGATCGTCGGGAGGTCAAGGTTCAGCTGGAAACGAG GCGTGTGGCTCAACGACCTTGTCCAGGTGGCGGCTCACGAGATCGGCCACGCGCTGGGCTTGTGGCACTCGGGCGACCCGCGGGCCCTCATGCACCCCAACGCCACCTTCACGGGCCAGCGCGACGTCGGCCGCGACGACGTCGCCGGCATTCGGCGGCTCTACG GCTGCGGGGACCAGAAGCGAGCGTGCGCGTCGTGGGCCCGCTCGGGTTTGTGCGAGCGTCGCAAGCCGTTCATGACCAAGAAGTGCCCGCGCAGCTGCCAGCTGTGCTTCG AGCCCCCGGAGGCCGCGGCTACGCCGACGCCGCCCGCCAACGTCCGAGTGAAGGTGGTCCCGCGGGGGAAGGTGGTGGGCTTCCGTTGCGGAACCAAGAACCCGCGAGCATCGCCGAGAGTCAG CTGGTACAAAGACGGCGAGCGCATCGCCGCGTCTGTCCCGGGCCACATCGCGCTTAAAGGTCGCGACCTCCGCATCGTGGCCAACGAGTTCAACGAGGGCGTGTACACCTGCCGCCTCCATCGCCTCGGCAAGGCCGCGGCCACCAACTCCTGGCGCGTCCGACTCCGGACCGAGGACGACCAcgacgtcgtcgtcgccgcTCGTTCGGTCTCAAGGTGA
- the mmp23bb gene encoding matrix metallopeptidase 23bb isoform X1 — MDGCLLLLFSFGIVPSSVSSFSCITFFSPLVYSMSISQFPNHVSQRQPTEAPCRGQHASARRRTGHRRERVTMSRCCRCLPLAGGHATALASATPSTRWGTSGRTETSRTGGASGLESFPNTLSADATRKALGAAFAKWSDVSPLSFTEVLGRHADISIGTQEVPECVCASFYAFNHSDCQTSPLHPCFDGVNGELAHAFLPPRGEIHFDDHELWIVGRSRFSWKRGVWLNDLVQVAAHEIGHALGLWHSGDPRALMHPNATFTGQRDVGRDDVAGIRRLYGCGDQKRACASWARSGLCERRKPFMTKKCPRSCQLCFEPPEAAATPTPPANVRVKVVPRGKVVGFRCGTKNPRASPRVSWYKDGERIAASVPGHIALKGRDLRIVANEFNEGVYTCRLHRLGKAAATNSWRVRLRTEDDHDVVVAARSVSR; from the exons atggatggatgcttaTTATTACTCTTTTCCTTCGGGATTGTCCCATCCAGCGTGTCCTCTTTTTcctgcatcacttttttttctccattggtGTATTCGATGAGCATCAGTCAGTTCCCGAATCACGTCAGCCAAAGGCAACCGACCGAGGCTCCCTGTAGGGGGCAGCACGCCTCCGCGCGGCGTCGGACCGGCCACCGGAGGGAGCGCGTGACGATGTCTCGCTGTTGCAGGTGTTTGCCGTTAGCGGGTGGTCACGCCACCGCGTTAGCAAGCGCTACGCCATCAACCCGCTGGGGCACAAGTGGACGCACCGAAACATCACGTACAGGTGGCGCTAGCGG GCTGGAGTCGTTTCCAAACACGCTGAGCGCCGACGCCACCAGGAAGGCGCTGGGCGCGGCCTTCGCTAAATGGAGCGACGTGTCGCCGCTCAGCTTCACCGAAGTGCTCGGACGCCACGCGGACATCAGCATCGGTACCCAGGAAGTCCCCGAATGCGTGTGTgcca GTTTCTACGCGTTCAACCACTCGGACTGCCAAACGTCGCCTCTGCATCCGTGTTTCGACGGCGTCAATGGTGAGCTGGCTCACGCGTTCCTCCCGCCGCGCGGCGAAATCCACTTCGACGACCACGAGCTGTGGATCGTCGGGAGGTCAAGGTTCAGCTGGAAACGAG GCGTGTGGCTCAACGACCTTGTCCAGGTGGCGGCTCACGAGATCGGCCACGCGCTGGGCTTGTGGCACTCGGGCGACCCGCGGGCCCTCATGCACCCCAACGCCACCTTCACGGGCCAGCGCGACGTCGGCCGCGACGACGTCGCCGGCATTCGGCGGCTCTACG GCTGCGGGGACCAGAAGCGAGCGTGCGCGTCGTGGGCCCGCTCGGGTTTGTGCGAGCGTCGCAAGCCGTTCATGACCAAGAAGTGCCCGCGCAGCTGCCAGCTGTGCTTCG AGCCCCCGGAGGCCGCGGCTACGCCGACGCCGCCCGCCAACGTCCGAGTGAAGGTGGTCCCGCGGGGGAAGGTGGTGGGCTTCCGTTGCGGAACCAAGAACCCGCGAGCATCGCCGAGAGTCAG CTGGTACAAAGACGGCGAGCGCATCGCCGCGTCTGTCCCGGGCCACATCGCGCTTAAAGGTCGCGACCTCCGCATCGTGGCCAACGAGTTCAACGAGGGCGTGTACACCTGCCGCCTCCATCGCCTCGGCAAGGCCGCGGCCACCAACTCCTGGCGCGTCCGACTCCGGACCGAGGACGACCAcgacgtcgtcgtcgccgcTCGTTCGGTCTCAAGGTGA
- the mmp23bb gene encoding matrix metallopeptidase 23bb isoform X3: MDGCLLLLFSFGIVPSSVSSFSCITFFSPLVYSMSISQFPNHVSQRQPTEAPCRGQHASARRRTGHRRERVTMSRCCRCLPLAGGHATALASATPSTRWGTSGRTETSRTGGASGLESFPNTLSADATRKALGAAFAKWSDVSPLSFTEVLGRHADISIGFYAFNHSDCQTSPLHPCFDGVNGELAHAFLPPRGEIHFDDHELWIVGRSRFSWKRGVWLNDLVQVAAHEIGHALGLWHSGDPRALMHPNATFTGQRDVGRDDVAGIRRLYGCGDQKRACASWARSGLCERRKPFMTKKCPRSCQLCFEPPEAAATPTPPANVRVKVVPRGKVVGFRCGTKNPRASPRVSWYKDGERIAASVPGHIALKGRDLRIVANEFNEGVYTCRLHRLGKAAATNSWRVRLRTEDDHDVVVAARSVSR; encoded by the exons atggatggatgcttaTTATTACTCTTTTCCTTCGGGATTGTCCCATCCAGCGTGTCCTCTTTTTcctgcatcacttttttttctccattggtGTATTCGATGAGCATCAGTCAGTTCCCGAATCACGTCAGCCAAAGGCAACCGACCGAGGCTCCCTGTAGGGGGCAGCACGCCTCCGCGCGGCGTCGGACCGGCCACCGGAGGGAGCGCGTGACGATGTCTCGCTGTTGCAGGTGTTTGCCGTTAGCGGGTGGTCACGCCACCGCGTTAGCAAGCGCTACGCCATCAACCCGCTGGGGCACAAGTGGACGCACCGAAACATCACGTACAGGTGGCGCTAGCGG GCTGGAGTCGTTTCCAAACACGCTGAGCGCCGACGCCACCAGGAAGGCGCTGGGCGCGGCCTTCGCTAAATGGAGCGACGTGTCGCCGCTCAGCTTCACCGAAGTGCTCGGACGCCACGCGGACATCAGCATCG GTTTCTACGCGTTCAACCACTCGGACTGCCAAACGTCGCCTCTGCATCCGTGTTTCGACGGCGTCAATGGTGAGCTGGCTCACGCGTTCCTCCCGCCGCGCGGCGAAATCCACTTCGACGACCACGAGCTGTGGATCGTCGGGAGGTCAAGGTTCAGCTGGAAACGAG GCGTGTGGCTCAACGACCTTGTCCAGGTGGCGGCTCACGAGATCGGCCACGCGCTGGGCTTGTGGCACTCGGGCGACCCGCGGGCCCTCATGCACCCCAACGCCACCTTCACGGGCCAGCGCGACGTCGGCCGCGACGACGTCGCCGGCATTCGGCGGCTCTACG GCTGCGGGGACCAGAAGCGAGCGTGCGCGTCGTGGGCCCGCTCGGGTTTGTGCGAGCGTCGCAAGCCGTTCATGACCAAGAAGTGCCCGCGCAGCTGCCAGCTGTGCTTCG AGCCCCCGGAGGCCGCGGCTACGCCGACGCCGCCCGCCAACGTCCGAGTGAAGGTGGTCCCGCGGGGGAAGGTGGTGGGCTTCCGTTGCGGAACCAAGAACCCGCGAGCATCGCCGAGAGTCAG CTGGTACAAAGACGGCGAGCGCATCGCCGCGTCTGTCCCGGGCCACATCGCGCTTAAAGGTCGCGACCTCCGCATCGTGGCCAACGAGTTCAACGAGGGCGTGTACACCTGCCGCCTCCATCGCCTCGGCAAGGCCGCGGCCACCAACTCCTGGCGCGTCCGACTCCGGACCGAGGACGACCAcgacgtcgtcgtcgccgcTCGTTCGGTCTCAAGGTGA
- the LOC133504690 gene encoding stress-associated endoplasmic reticulum protein 1 codes for MVAKQRIRMANEKHSKNITQRGNVAKSTRNLADDKGVGPWLLALFLFVVCGSAIFQIIQSIRMGM; via the exons ATGGTGGCCAAGCAGAGGATTAGGATGGCCAACGAGAAGCACAGCAAGAACATCACACAGAGGGGAAACGTGGCCAAGTCCACG AGGAACCTGGCGGACGACAAAGGCGTCGGACCCTGGCTGCTCGCCCTCTTCCTCTTCGTGGTCTGCGGATCAG CTATCTTCCAGATCATCCAAAGCATCCGGATGGGCATGTAG